The window TGCTTTAgctctcaaatcatggcacgacatcacccttcgtgcattaacactcacaatatcggcacgacatcacccttcgtgcattaacactagctcacaatatcatgcacgacatcaaccttcgtgctttacactcttcctcacccaaacaatagaaacaatacatcGCGGcgagggaatcaacaatagaaacaataacatcccggcaagggaatcaacaatagaaacaataacatctcggcaagggaatcaactataaccaatctcgtttcaataGTTAACTTCACAAattaaatctcaacttgagtcaatacttaacaatggtcaattaccaagaaaatatcataagtcttgttcaacatggaTAATTATCAACAAGCATGAATAGTACATATTAAGAATCACAACGGTCAGAGTTTAAGACTCACttgcatgctcgacaccaacgtatagatactcatcaccacacatatacgtcatactcaacactaacacgtaACAAATAAGACAACAACTCCTATTctctcaagttaaggttagaccaaccACTTACCTCGATCCCACAGACAAAATCAAGCCTCGATTACcactttacctctcggttccacttcaaatccgcttgtatctagtcataatttacttaataacatcaataaatgctaaataaataaattctaatggatgaatatagatttcccaatgtttttcccaaaaagtcaaaaatcaaccccgggcccgcttggtccaaactcaaAGTTCAAATTAAAACCCgactacccattcacccacgaacccaaatatgcaattggttttgaaatcctatctcaatttgaggtccaaattctcaaattttgaaattcctaatttctacccaagaacacccaatttcccatgaaaacccctagattttgagatgaaatcatgtaaaaagatgaaatagattgaagaaaaagagttaagatccatttacctatgatttggggaagaacttgctcTAGGAAAATCACCGTTTGGAGTttaagttttgaaattttgaagaatgaagTGAAAATCCTATCCAAATGATGTTTTGTTCAAGTGTAGATGTTGCAATTGCAACATGAGCTTCGCATATgcaaagctcgcaaatgcgagacaggcttcgcaattgcgaacctgctTCATGTCTGCTCCTCTCACAATTGCGAGCAATTTGTCACAATTGCGATCATTGACCCTCCCCGTTGACTTTGCAATTGTGAAGGGGTGTTCGCAAATGCTTCCCtaggcttcttcgcaattgcgataaagccCTCACAATTGCTAGGCCCGTTTTGCTCGCAATTGCAAAGTCTCAATTTGCAATTGCAAGATCAGAGCCTGCAACAACACCAGATGCAACaacaatttttcctaagtcccaaaacactctgtggcctatccaaaactcacccgaaccctcggggctccaaaccaaatatgcacacaagtctaaaaatattatacggacttattcgtgcgatcaaatcgccaaaataacatcttaaacaacgaatttaacaccaaaactcatgaaattcatAAAGTAGttcaaattttctattttctcattcaagggtccgatttatatcaaatctcttccgtttttcaccaaatttcaaaaTACGACTTAAATATTATATCAAACCTGCACCGGGCACCGGAACAAAAATATAGGTCTGATACCAACGAGTCCATACATTATTAAGTTTCTAAAATCCTTATATTTTCCaacaaataattttcttcaaaaattcaattctCGGGCTAAGGActtcggaattcaatttcgggcatacacacAAGTTTcgtattttcctacggaccctctgagaccgtcaaattatgggtccgggtctatttacccaaaatattgaccaaaatcaattttaaaggaaaattttcatatttttcttaaatttcacataaaagctttccgaaaacgcgctcgaattgcgcacgcaaatcgaggaggaagAAGGGCTCGGAACCCGGATTTGGATtttaaaacaaaagatgaccctTTGAGTCATCACACAAACCaccgaacaaaatgataaaatttaaaacaacATATCAGATCGTTACAATTGTTTTTAGAGCTATCAGGTTTATGAAGCTTTGTAGTAATGGTTATTTTAGAAAATGGTGGATGAAGAATAACTATCGTTAATAAAAGAGATTGTGGTTACCGTTAGGACTGAGGGAAATTTTTAAAAGCTGGCTAGGGATAGAGACAAATTTAGCCTGATAATATATTAACAGGGATAGATTTAACCTTATAGATTTAACCAAATTTGGCCCGTTTCCATCATAATAACATGTTAAAGGCCGGAGGAAAGATGGATAAATTATGAGTGGCTACATACTACTATATCTCTTTAGATATGGCAAATCAAGCCTTTAAAGAAAGATTTAAGTTATTAAAATTCGAATCTGTGTTCctaggccttaaaaacctcattttatctcttcttaatttgcgtgcgcagtctggacGTGTATTCGAaaagcccttatgtgaaaatTTTATGAAATGATGATTTTTGCctaaaaagttaatttttgttgactttggtcaacgttttgggtaaacaaacTCGGACCCATGTTccaacggtcccggagggtccgtagtaaaatatgggacctcgGCGTATactcggattcgaattctgaggtcctaagcccgagaaataaatttttgatgaaaattgtaatACTGAAAATCAATGGAATTAAAGAAATTAATTAATgattgatcttgttggtatcagatccatattttggtttcggaactcGATACAGgtctaatataatatttaagtcatgtttgtgaaatttggtgaaaaacggagtttatttgacgtgattcggaccttggGTTGAGAATAGAAGTTTGAAACTATCTTGAAACTTTCATgcaatttggcgatttgatcacgcgagcaagtttgtataatgttttaagacttgtgtgcatgtttggtttggagccccgaggactcgggtgagttttggataggctacggagtgattttgaacttagagaaTATCGCTGGTGTGCTTCAGCTTGTTGCAGgcccctgatctcgcaattgcgagccctgCAAGGTTTGTATTTACGAAcctttcatcgcaattgcgattagAAGGCTGGGccggcttcgcaaatgcgaacaaaccttcgcaattgcgaagggaggCTGGGAAGggtatgatcgcaaatgcgattttttttccgcttttgcgaggaacagtgttcgcaaatgcgacaatttcctagcatttgcgaaggcagcatgACTGTGAAGGGCTTCACATATTCGATGGCTTATTCGTATTTGCGATCTTCGTAATTGCGAAGCtcagatcgcaattgcgatatctgtagctgataactttggacttggacgggatttttcattcattctcccatttttcaaaacttaaacttcAAGAGGCACTTTTCCAAAGgctagttcttccccaaatcataggtaaatgattcttaactcatttctttcaatcttttacttcttttcacaagatttcatcctagaacctagggtttttcatggtggaattggggatttttgagtagaacttaggaatttcatAATTTGGGattttagacctcaaattgaggtcaaattccaaaaccaattgtatattcgggttcgggggtgaatgggtaatcgagttttggtacGAATTTTGGGTTTTGACAAAGCGGGCCCGAGAtcagtttttgactttttggaaaaatattggaaaccctataattatgcattagaatttatttctttagcaataattgatattattaagttaattatgactagatacgagttgattgaaggtggaatcgagaggtaattGAGCTTTGAATTACAGTTGGattaaggtaagtgtttggtctaactttgactcgagggattacGGATCCCCGACTTAGTTGCTAGGTGAAATTTcatgtgtgtggcgtataggtgtAGTGACGAGAATCTATGCGCCGCCAAATTAATTGTTTAGCTTGTTCCCTTTCCCGTTCACAAAATATTGTTTTCctgtcttaattgctacatgcttattgaTGCTTTTATGTCTAATTGCTTCATGTTAGATGTAGTTTTCTTTATTGAAGGTATTAATTGTTCCATAGTTTCATTGTGTTACATTATTGGTTTAAGTTGGTTTATTGGAGTTTCATGATACATTTtggttggtctcgctgtgtaggAATAATTGATGAGATTTTATAATTGTACAGATTTCCATTTGATTTAGTTGAGGCATAAATGTTTGTGGAGGGTTTGAGCTAAATTGAGAAATACTTGTTCTTATTGtgtgattggtactgatatggtgagatcgggttgcacgccgcaacaggaagAATAAAGGTGAAATATGATTGtctggtaggatcgggttgcacgctgcaataaggagtaataagggtggacaagtGGGATatggttgcatgccgcaacaggagggataagggtgatatatggaggagtaataagggtgcactggtgggatcgggttgcacgccgcaacaaagagTAATAAGGATGAATGTTCATATTGTTACTGATTATATGGtaggatcgggatgcacgccacatcattttataatttatgtattttttcCTCTGTTGTGATTCTATTTTGTAGCATTGTAActctcttaaggattggttatagctgagtactGGCGAGTTCCGTATCTATTTTTACTGCAAATTACTGTTCCATTTCGTCCCGTACTTCCTTTTGCTTTATTATCAACTGTATGCAGGTTATATTGTGAATGcccccgccttagcctcgtcactacctcgttcaggttaggctcggcacttaccagtacatggggtcggttgtacggatactgcactctgcactttctgtgcagattttggagctggttgtggctgatcgagaggtcaATTGCAAGCATTCATcaaggagacccaaggtagtcctgcaagtgtccgcaggccttggcgtccccctCCTATGTTCtacatttctgttttattttcttcCGAGACAGATGTACTTTTCTTTAAGACCAGTATTTGTATTAATTCGTAGAAaattcgtggattgtgacaccagtttctgggtggtAACAATTTCGTATTTGTTAATAGCATATAGATAACCAATTTAATATatacttccgcatttatttctgtTCAAATTAGTTTCGTTAATTTTAAATAATGAAAATGTAAAAGAAAAGGTGAATATAACTCtaatgttggtttgcctagcgagtgcgatgttaggcgccatcacgatcccggcGGTGGAAAATCCGAATAGTGACAATACACAATTTTTACATTATTAGCACAGGTTAATGGTCATGATATGTTACTTACCTTCTTTTACTATGCAATTTATTTACTGTAAAACACATATTATCACTTTTCGAAAATTCTGATACGATAAAAATTTATTTCCCTAGAGAAATCAAACGCACAAGGAAAAAAAATTCCATCAGATGTTATAACTAATAAATACGTTCTTCCTCTTGTCAATATATTTCATTGCCATCATCAACATCCAGAAATCGTATACTTTGGAAGAAGCTTATTAGCTTCTCAAGTTTAGGAATGGGTTTTGATTGATCAgataaaaatatacttcaacTGATATGCCTTTAGATACTACCATATATAACATAGCTAAAAATCAAACTTGAAAAGGGTGGACAACTAATTCTAAACCAATAGTTTCAAAATTACATTTATGTTTAGTACTAAGAACCTTCACGGTTGACTAGTCAAGTTCAAATTCTGGATCCTCACACTTCTTATAGTTACAGATGACCTATAATTTCTACCACAGAAGTGTAAGTGCCTACAATCATAATGGCAATGCCCATTATCACAATTCCTACTATAACTACTAGCTCAAATCCCAGTGTTCGATAAATGCCAGAAATCCTCAAGAAACACAAGCATGGGAGTATTATAGAAGCTGTgatgctcaaaaatgctccaacAAGTGACATGAGATATCCAAAAAAGGGGATAGCTAAGGCTACAATAATAGTGCTAATAACTAAAGCTGTTCTGATTAGTATGCTGAAGACCCTTTTGTTGGAATTAACCGGAAGTTGATTTTCAAAAGAAATCACCAGAGGTTTTATCATTAAGCCATACTTGGCTATTGGATTCACCAGTGTGGTGTAAATTGCCACTTTTGAGCTAATTTTATTAGTGGGGAGGTTTAAGGTTATTTGGGAAAGTACAGTTGGACCAAACATGAGATACCCCACAATTGCCATTGATGCATAGCTGATGGTGCAAAGTAGAAAGCAAACCAACATGACCTGCAACAAAAGATTGCAATTAAATTAAGTAGTCAGTACTTCGCATAAAAGAAAggagtttaacttttatacagTTATAGTATATATagcttttttttaatttctcacccGGTATTCGGTACCCACATTGAGGCCCGACTAATCTGATTTCGCGCCGGGAAGTCCCacattggggggggggggcggtAAAGCGCTCCCAACAAAGGCGACTCCATACCCAGGGCTCGAACTCGAGATCTCTGATTAAGGGTGAAGGAGTACTTAGCACTCCACCACAACCCTTGTTGGTATAGTATAAATAATTTAGTATGCTAATTATATCATTTAAAACCTACTATAGGTAATTTTTTGTAAGAATAATTGCACTTTTGGTCCTTCAATTATTAATAAATTCTTATTGCTCCCCATAATAGTTAATTAGCACATTTAATCTTCTATTGACTAGGATATAAAATTTATGCTTATATTCTTTTTATATAGGATATATGTTATATTAGACTATTTTTAGAACTATATAATATAACCAATAAATATAGAGTAATAGTGCAAATTTAACACAACTTGTCGGTAGTTGAATGGGTTAACACTTAATAATTTGATAACTTTGTCAAGAGTGATCACAAACAGTCACCAAAAGTACTACACAGATCAATTAAAGCAAAGTTAATTGTGTTTAACTAGAAATCACAAGGACTAAAATGAAAATTTGTCAATATTTGAGGGATTAAAAGAACAAAATTGTCCTATTTTGTAACTAGTATGGATCGGTAACCTgcaaattttaaataatattttattacaagtatacttaatagtaaaaaaaatcttttacatTGTCACCATATATACGTAAATCATAAAAAGAAATAAGTGTATAATAAATTATGCAAAACTAATAATGCCTTGGTATTCATACCTTAGAGAACTTCTTTGGATTTATCATGGAAGTATATAATGTTGGGAAAACTGGATGAGCACAATAGCAGAAGGCATAAAGGCTAACAGCAGTAGGCATTCCTTTCCAGTTTATGAACTGAGTCCCATTTGCTTGAAATCCAAGCCCATCAAACATAGCAGCCCAGAAGATGGACCCAAGTAGTACAATAGATGCCACTACTCCACTAGCAGATATGTAAGAAAGAATGCTCATATTATTCAACCAAACAGTAGGAAGAATAATGAGGCTAATAATAACCACAAAACTCTGTTTTCCACCAATGGTAACTCCAAATATTTGAAATTCTATGTCTCCGAATAAATTTTGTAAGTTATCGCTCTCTAAAATCAAAAAACCTGTTACGACCATGTAAAGTTCCACGTACATCGTCGTGGAGACAAGCATTCTTCCGCATTTTCCAAATGCGCGTTTCCCGATGTCAGGGTAACTTGTTATAGTTGGATCAATGTCCATGCATCTTTGGATTAATAAGCTTGTGTAATAAGTTGAGATGGCGATAATGAAGAGAAATATCAAGCTCAACCATCCCCCTGATGCTAATGCGGAAGGTACTGAAAGTATGCCAACTCCTGTGGAAAAAACAACAATTACTATCTATCACTTTAACAACGAAAACTTAGGTCCAAATATTTGTCGCTTCAAAAAATTTAATAACGGACTgatatttcttttctctttcaaatgGGGTGTATAAACCGAATtgaaaaacaatatcaaatcgaAATATCAAACTAAATCAATTAAAAAatccaattagatttgatttggtattgagtaaaaaaatttgaactaaaccaacatataaatatataattttatatatacttCTAAGTCTTTatataaagttttttttttaaaaatatctagaaatatttgcgATTCTCTTGTGGAATGTTATATGTTAGAGTTATCTTCTTGTATATTGCTTGTAGTAGGATTCTATATTGAATATTTCTTGTACTTATCCTTTATGTAAATATATGTTGTAATTCCCTCTTataaatacaagaaaacaaaacaaaagagagCAACTCTCACGTTTTGACCCTtccatttatttcttttatcttaatatttaatagaatatgaagtccatttttattaacttttaatagtaggttgtatgatcactttcttattaaGTTTTATCAAAATgcgttatttttttgtttttccatattcatatgtcatgACTACTAAATTCTTAtattttttcgaatttgaagtggcagttcgataatttaaaattaaatcgaATATAATTttggtatcatattgatttttatattttcttaataaattcggttaaccttgaaaATTGACATCAAGGAAAAATTATTGTCGgacaataaaaaaataactataatgtgttactaagaaaattcacCCATAAGAATACTTTAATAGatcatacaattttttttttaatttactaaatatatatttacttatgaaaaatttaataaagtaggattgaaataatattcatgtaacaagaAAATCTAGAAACTCGAAAAATCagacaaaaccgaaccaacccaAATCGATATAgatggtttgatttggttttgatagCAACcaaaccaacccgg is drawn from Nicotiana tabacum cultivar K326 chromosome 22, ASM71507v2, whole genome shotgun sequence and contains these coding sequences:
- the LOC107779817 gene encoding amino acid transporter AVT1J, coding for MEPKSEDDYSNIRVRLLVANDNYYKQNKGSSEETRLEDPQLQHEFVSGPTSFSRTCFNGLNALSGVGILSVPSALASGGWLSLIFLFIIAISTYYTSLLIQRCMDIDPTITSYPDIGKRAFGKCGRMLVSTTMYVELYMVVTGFLILESDNLQNLFGDIEFQIFGVTIGGKQSFVVIISLIILPTVWLNNMSILSYISASGVVASIVLLGSIFWAAMFDGLGFQANGTQFINWKGMPTAVSLYAFCYCAHPVFPTLYTSMINPKKFSKVMLVCFLLCTISYASMAIVGYLMFGPTVLSQITLNLPTNKISSKVAIYTTLVNPIAKYGLMIKPLVISFENQLPVNSNKRVFSILIRTALVISTIIVALAIPFFGYLMSLVGAFLSITASIILPCLCFLRISGIYRTLGFELVVIVGIVIMGIAIMIVGTYTSVVEIIGHL